DNA from Ovis aries strain OAR_USU_Benz2616 breed Rambouillet chromosome 15, ARS-UI_Ramb_v3.0, whole genome shotgun sequence:
CTCTGGTCTCTTATCTCCTGTGTGCCACCACTTTCTTCTCCCTACTCTTGTCTCCATCCTCACCTATCATCCACATCTCCCGTTTGTACCCCACTTCCCACTTCCTCCCCATCATCTTGCCTCCTTCTGACATTCAATTCCTGCCAGCCTGTTCTCCAGCCCACAAACCCTAACTCATCCATCTCCTTCCCTCTCACTTCTCATGTTTCCACCTACTCTTCCACAACACACACTTTCTCCCAGCCCTAATGTGGAATGAGCGCTAGACTTGTGTCTGATAAAAACAATAACATCATCAAGACCCTCAATCTACAGACAAGGAAATTGAGGGCTTGAGAGGAAAACTTGTCCCCAGTCTCAAAACAAGGCAGTAGTGGTGACAGAGCAATCTCTTGACTCCTTGCATCctgttcctttccttccctttctctcttcttccctctggcCTGAGTTGTCCTCAGTTCACGTACCTCAATCTTCTGGAATGAGTTGGTGATCATGGCAATGAGCATGTTGAGCAGCACAATCACCATGACGATGGTAAAGATGCCATAGAGGGCCCGGCCCATGAATTCCGGCACCAGGAACTGAGGCATGTCCACCACACTGTGTTCCTCCATGCCAAACATTGTCCAGAACAGAAACTGGAAGGTCTCATTGAAACTGGCACAGTGGGCCAAAAAGTAGGATGTCAGGGGTGGGAGATGAGCCTGGGGGCCACCCAGACTCACTCCTCCTCACCCTGGGGACCCAGCCAAAGGCGCTCTGCTTCCACGAAGCCTTTTGGACTGCTTGCTGTTTCTGAGCCAGAATTTACTGAGCACACAGCAGTGCCAGGAACAGGCGCTAAGGATGCAGCCATGAACAAGACAAGCAGAGTCCCTGTCTTCAGGGACTTTATGTTCTGGATGGAGATGGGGGTGAGATGGACACTTAACCAAACCTCCTCCATCCTCCACACTGCGTTCAGTGTGTTCTTTCTCAATGCTGAGCTGATGTGCTGGAGTTCTGTTTGTCAAACTTTAAATGCTCCTAACTACTCTCAGTCCAGATGCCTATTACGCAACCTACCTGAGGTTTTTAGCAAAGATACGTTTACTTAGCTGTTACCCATCAAAGAGCAGGAGGGCTCAGCCTGTTCATGCTACTGTGGAGTGACTGATCCCACCAGGGTCCTTGAAGGAGGCTGGAAAGAGTAGTTCCTGTCCCTAGCACTAAGATTCATGCTTTAAACCATGTCAGCAGAGTTTTTCAACATCCAGAAGCCAGAACATGAACAAGGATTCTTGGAAAAAAGGGTTGGTCTGAATAAAGCCTCCATTTACTTTGAGAAAGCTTTGACAAACATCCAGAGATCCAACCTCAAGTCCTTCAGCATCATTAATAAAACCATCATGTAGTTGCACTCATGAATTCATGATTGAATGATTGCTTGGGAGGCCACTTGGAACTCTCTGGCCTGGGAAAGGCAGGGTAAGGCAGGTTGGGTAAGGTTGGTTAAGGCAGGTTTCTTGGCAGGTCCTTTAGGAGCTCCATGACctggcccctctcccctctcctgcctcctctctcaaAATCCCCTCCATGTGCCAGCCATGGAGGAAGTCTTGCTAGTCTCCAAACATACCCCCTTGCTTTGGTACATGTGCCCCTTTTGCCCAGAATGCCCAGACTCCCACCTGCCTGGCCTGCCTCTGCCCCGGCGTACTTGCCCAGCCGCTCGGTCTCCTGGTAGGGCACGTAGATGTTGTTGAGGCCACAGAGGAAGGCGGTCAGGATGATCATGAGGATGAACATGAACCTGGCAGGAAGCGGGATGGGGAAGGCTCAGTTCAGGGCTCTACCCTGGGAGAAGGCAGGCTCTAGGAAAAGGGATGGGGGTGATGGCTCCTAGGCTCAGCCTCTACTTGACAAGCATTCAGTCTGGTTATTattaagaagagagaaattagGGGGTGGGAAATGAGAAGGGATTAAAAGGGTGTTGAAGCAAAAACTCTCCCTCCAGAATAAAGGGTTCTGGGTTGAAACAGTCAAAGTTGAGGATGGTCCAGGCTCCAAGGGAGGGACTGAGATGCTGAGATATGGTACAGGAATGGGGGAGAGTCACAGAGTCCTACTGGACAGGATTTCTCACCAGCAGAGTTAAAGTCTTGTGTGTGAGTTGAGTTGGCTTGCTGCAGGGAGGGATggaagctgagctgagctgaagatGTTCACATATGTAACCAAGGTTTTTTCCCATTAAGGGCACCCACTCCCATCCTACCTCAGGCAGGGGATTTCCAGGGAAGCAGGCATTAACTATGGGCTCTGACTAGGGAGAAAGGCCAGGTAGGCTGTAAATGATTAGATGATAATTATCAAGAAGACCAGATAATTCCATGAGTTCCAAGAGCAGTTATACAGGGGGAACCATCCAAAGGGACCTCTGAGTCCAGTGTCTCACCTCAAATATGGGAAAGTGGAGCCCCAGGTTGCCATGGAGACAGCAACAGAACTGGCATGCCAACCAAGGGCTTTTTCTGCACTCGGTGGTTCTTGATCTTTGGAGTCATAGGTCTCTTTGAGAATCAGATGAAAGTTATAGATcctctctggcttcccaggtggctcttgtggtaaagagcctgcttgccaatgcagacttaagagacacaggttcaatccctgggttgggaagatctcttggagaaggacatggcaacccactccagtattcttgcctggagaaccccatggacagaggagcctggtgggctactgtccacagagtggcaaagagttggacagctgaagcaacttagaatgcaCGCAGCACGTATAGACCCTCTCTGCAGAGAAATGTATCTTGACATTTACATTCCCAAATTTTCCTATAGTTCCAGGGTTTCCAAGGTCTTTGGAGCCTGTACAAGGAACCCAGGTTAAGAACCCCTGTGCTAACTAGAGCTGGGGAACTTCAGAAGGAGGTCAGATGGGGTCCATCGGAGGGGAGGATGCTCGGAGGAGAGGCGGTACGCACCGGATCATGTCGTCAATCATCCTGCCCATGGAAATCTGCAGGGTGCCCAGCGACTCATGGGCCGGCAGGATGGAGGCCAGGCGGGTGAAGCTGAGCATGCTGGTGACAGCAAAGAGCACCTCAGCCAGGAACTGGGGGTCCTCCGTGCGCCACTCACTCCGCTCTGTGCCGGGGGGAATAGGCTGAGGCTGAGAGCCAAGGAAGAGAGGGGACCAGGGGAGTCAGGGCTGCGCTGAGGGGCACTCACCAGCCGAGGTGAAGTAGTGGCAGGCAGCCCCATCAGGGGCATCCTGGCAGTGCTTGTGTGCAAGCCCGGCCAGGAGGAGGCGCAGAGTGAAGGCCGCCAGGTACAGGGAGAGGATGACCATATCCAGGAAGTTCCACCAGTCCAGGAGGTAACTGCGCAGGCCCTCGATCCACACCTCCTTACACTCAAACCACAGGAAGCCTGAAGGAGGCAGCAGGGCGCCAGCACCGGGTGAGGCACCCCCTGCATCCAGGTCGGAGCTGGGTGTGTGGGCGTGGTTGGGGGGGAACATCTCCACCGGGAGAGGGGGATCTAAAATATCCCAGGCTTGAAAGTGATAAAATGTAGGCATTTAGTCTGCTTCAATGTCACAAAGATCTTACACGGAAATAAAAAGGACTCCTGGCTGATGCAGACTCGGTGGCTGTGGGGCCAGTTTCAGTGATCCGATCAGCTGATAAACTCAGAAAGTAACACCTGGAGAGGCTGGTTATTGGGAGGGGATGATCTAAATCTGGGTCTCCCTGCCCTCCACCAAATACGCACTGGACAAATATTTAGAGAATATTGATTTGAAGCGGCTCCAAATTATCAACCTGCTCATGATCAGCCCAGGGCCCaaggccaggcctggggagggagggtcTTGGGAGCTGGACCCCATTAGCTAGGTGACCCTGCCACGTCGTGCCCTTCTCTGCTCCCTGGATACAAGCATGTGCATTTTCACTCATGGTTGTATCCACAGCTAGAAAGCCCTTCCACACCCTTTAGAAGTTGGGCTCACCTTTGCGACCCAGGTCAAATCTCACCTCCTCTCCGAAGCCTTCTCTAACCGGGGCAGTGAATTTCACAGCTCTCTTAAGACCTCTGTGATGCCGTCACCATGGAGCACTGCAAGATATCTCTTCCTGGgtctgtccccttcccctccctgaaCTTGGAACCCCTCAAGGCAGGGACTGTGGTCGATTCACCTCCTTGTCCGCAGTGCCCAGAACAAGGCCCAGCAATCACTACTGGATAAACACTGATTAAGCTCCCATCATGTGCCAGTGGGATCCTGTggtgaagaagacatacaggccTCCCCGGGCTCGTATTCTAGTGAGGGAGGTGGGCAAGTAGCCAAGTTGTTACAGCCCAGAGTGGTCAGCGCTAAGGTGAAGGAGAGCAGGGGAACAGAGGCTGTCTTTGGAGTGTTCAGGAACTGATCCTCACCCTGATTTGGGAACCAGGGAAAGCTTCACTTCTCACAGAGAGTGATGTTTGAGCTGAGACTGGATGGAGGAGCGGAAGCTGGGGCAGCATGGAAGGGGTGGGGGTTGTGGGCCTGGAGACAAGCAGGGCCTGGTGGGAACTGAGTCCATTTCCATGGCAACTGAGCACCTTGTGAAGGTGGGATGGCTGTCAGTGGTGTATGTTGAATGGGTGGATGGAaccctatttatttaaaatatctttatttggctgcacagggtcatatttgcagcatgccagatcttcaatctttgttgagcatgtgggatctgtaactgtggcatgcagaatcttttttaaatatggtgtgtgggatctagttccctaaccagggattgaacccgggccccctgcattgagagtgtggagtcttaaccaccggatcaCAAGAGAAGTTCCTGGATAGAATCCTAATTAATTTATCCATGTGTTCTCAGGGCTTTGCTCACAATAGACCAGCAGCAGGTGTTCACtacatgaagaaatgaagaatgttGTTTCTTAAGACTTCTTCCCCTGCAGGCAGGAACGATACTGGTTTCACCTCCACCCAATACAGGTCAATAATGATTAGTAAACAGTTGGATGGGACACTTTTCCTCTTGGATCactcttattttcttctccagagtttCTTGGCCAAATTTCCTTTTGTGCCTCACTGACTGACTTGTTACAGGGTGGAGGAGCAGACTTAGTCTGCTGATGGTTTGGGAGTTGCCAGCTAAGCTAGAGGTAAGTCAAGAGAAGATAGATGAGGAAGGTGCCCAACCTAGCTGCTGAGCTGACTAACCAAATGCTCGGCAGAGCTCTGCGGATTCTTGTCAACTGCATTTGCTGAACTGTTTGAGAAAACGCAGTTTTGCTATAGAAGGAAAGAACACCAATAGAATGGATGAAACGTATGCCTTAAGCATATGTAAGTTAGTTATCCAGGTGACATGTTGGACAAATAAAGCAAGTAGAACACACgtgttgggcttcccaagtgatgcaGTGGCCAAGAAACTGCCGGCCACtgtaggagatggaagagatgccggttcaatccctgggccaggaatatcccttggggtaggaaatggcaactcacttcagtattcttgcctggaaaattgcatggacagaagagcctggtgggctattgtccatggggtcacaatgagtgagacatgacggagtgactgagtgcacacacacacacacacacacacacacagagcatatGTGTGTGAACACATgtagaatattcagggttgacacTCAATATTAGTGACACACTGAATATACACAAGACAGATGAGGCCCTTAGGATTCATCTGATCTTAAATTAGTTCCCCACTGGTAATACCTAGTGGCCTCACAAGTCCTCTGCAACAAAATTGCAAAGAAAAGTCATAGCTGCTCACCAGGATGATTAGTAAGCCACAGCTATACATATGTGCCCCTGTGTTTCTCCTGCAGATCAAGTGCTGGGCCCAGGCAGCTTCTGGCTACTGTATCCTCTGCTCAGACCTCACATCTGGTCCTTAAAACAGCACCGTCATAAGTACACCATTTATATGTACTTATGTAATAAACTGTATGATTCAAGCATCTTAATTTGGTCTATGAGTCATTCTGCTCCATGAACTTTGGGATAGATTGCCTGGTGGTGTACTTGCTGGCTACCGTTAGACCAAGGTGATCTGCCACCTGACACCATGGACCAGTGTCTTATTTGCAAGAGGATATGAATATCCAGAATGGGCAGCGACTAATGCCAGGGTAGGGGAAGAATGGGGTCCATACTCAGAGATCTATCACAGGGAAACCCATGGTGAACTAGAGCCCCGAGAGGTCTGGTTACATATTCAGGGAGCATCCATAGGGGCCGCCCCGTATAGGGGTGCTCACTGTGAAGAAAAGTGAGGGGGTCCCCAGGAGGGAGTCTACCACAAATAAAAGGCCTCACCCATGTACCTGCAACCCAAACCATGTGTAGTGAAGTCTCCCAGACGCTCTGGCTGCGGCCTCGGAAGGTACTCAGCTGCGTCTCCATGACCAGGGACTCTCCCAGCAGGAAGATGAGGAACCACAGGTAGGAGGCCGAGTGCAGCAGGAACTTCAGCACCGGGATCTTCAGCAGGCGGCCAAGctgcagggaaggaaggagagcagGCTTCTCAGAGTCCTGCTCACACCTCTCCCCTCCCAGGAGAACTTCTGGAGTGCTCAGCCCCCATGTGTCTCCtcctttcattcactcactcattcagacGTTTATCAAGAATGTACTGTATATTAGGCTTTCCCCTTTCATATTGATGTTTTCCTTCACAACTGTAGGAGATAGGTATCATTATTTCCGTTTTTAAGCTAGGAATTGAGGATCACAGAAGTAACTTTCCCTGGCGGGGGGGTCCCCCAGGCTCTTCGATCACAGCCATGTTAAAAAGTAAGTTTATCATCTTTGGATCTCAAacatcttcctcttcttcctgtgtCCCCATCCTAGAAAACATCCCGACCACCCAGACCAGGAAGCTTGAAGGCATCCCTGaatccttttcctttctctcacacactctgacagtctcttggactcccacccctcccccaatccATCCTTCATATCCCTAGGAGAGAGaactttctaaaacacaaaactaaTAGGATCTCTCACCTCATTACAATCCTCCAGCGGCTCCCAACATTGCATAAGGTTCtgtggaacctgggcccctgcttgCTTCCCACCATTTGCTAATTGCTATTTGCACTTATGCTTTAGCTGCACAGAATTCCTTTCAGTCTCTCTAATGCTTTGCATTCTCCTTCCCTGGGATGTTGAATGGATGCCCTTTTCCTGCCTCCTGGAGCACTGCTTACCCTATTCCTCACCTGGTTTACagggtcttgatttttttttatatccaCAGTGCCAGGGATGATGTCTGGCTTATAGGAAGGAATAGAAATGTCTGAGTCCAAAAGGGCCCCCAAAGAATttgaggttggggtgggggtctcATTAGGAGAGACTGCATATAGGACTCAGGCTTTGGAGGCAGAGAGACCTCAGTTtcaatcccagctctgctgtttCCTGCGGACAAAAGAGAATTTCTGTTCCCTGTGTCTTCACTGTAAAATCCAGGTGCAATGCCTGCCTTCCAGAACCACCTCAAACTACCTAAAAGGAACAGTAAGGGCCCAGCTCAGGGCTTGGCATAaaacaagtgctcaataaattacGATTATCATTATTTCTATTCTTAGTACCCGGGACTTGGGCGCCAGCCAGTAGCCAAGGCAGAGGAAGGGCATGGTGAGGAAGATGAGGAAGGCGACAAAGAGCTTCCAGATGGTGGTGCTCCCACGCCAGCCAGCCAGGTTCCCACACCAGATGGAGGACAGGACTTGCTGGCAGATGGGGTGTGCTACAAACTAAACAGAGAAGGGTGTGAGCGGAGGGAGTGGCCACGGCCAGCGAGGAAGAAGAGGAGTCAGTCAGGCGCCCTGACTTCCTTGTATAGAAAGTGAACCATGTTTCTTTTCTCCCCAGGGCAGCCAGCTAAGAAGAGAGGCAACCCACCCGCCAAGTGACCTTGGGCAGACTCCACCCCTCTTTGGGACTTAGTTTCCTAGTCTATGAAGGAGAAACTGAGCTCAAAGAATTTTCTGGACTCTCCAGATCTCACATTGTTGAATCTAAGCCAGGCAGTGGTGGGTGCAACTGGATATGGGTCCCAGAATCCTGAGGGTTCTTTGTCTTCTTAGGGATGTGGGGCCCCAGGCAGcaaggaaagggaggaggaaggcaggagcAGGGAAGGTAGAATTTGCTGACTTGGGCAGTCATTGGAAAGGAAGGTTTCTAATTAAGCTCCTGGTGGGCTAGGATATCTGAGGGTGGGTGAGAGGGAGGAGTAATAGGCTGGGGGAGGCTAGAAAGGGCACATGTCTTTGGCGTAGGGGTGGGCATCTAATGAAATGGGGAATAATGGAATCACTTGATATTTCAGCCCTGAGAGATCTAGTCTAATCTTGCTGGATAGAGTGAGATATTGAAGTATAACCACAGAAAAAGCCCAGACCAAACCTACTCAGCAGGCCAACAAGTAAAACTCAGAAGTCTGGTCTGGTTGGGTCATGGGACTTCCAAGGATGGGCAGAGGTTAGGGACTTAGACTGACAGTAAGAAGGGAGGGTGGGGGACCCCCAGGATCAAGGGCCTGGAGAGAAGGGTGCTCAGAATCAAGATCTAAGAGGGgtcctgggacttccccagtggtccagtggctaagactctgtactcccagtgcaggtgacctgggttcgatccctggatggggaattagatccacgtgccacaactaaatcTTGGCACAAAgaaatctaaatattaaaaaaaaaaataatgagatggTCCTGAGGGCAGAGAAATGACTTGCTTAGGGTTGGAGAGGGGCCATCtagagggggcagggcagggcaggggaggcgGGCAGGGCCCAGCTGACCCGCTTCTGGTTGTAGTTGACGGCCAGTCGCAGCCTCGCCAGGTTGGGGATGCCTTCCTCAAAGGCCTGGCCCAGACGCTCGGCCTCAGGCTCAGTCTCGCTGTCCTCGCCCAGGTCATTGAGCACCGCGGTGACCTCGCTCTGGTTCCGGCACATGCCCAGCAGTTCAAAGCCGTAGTCCTGGCTCAGCGACTCCAGGGCAATGTACTCGGGCTGTAGGGAGAAAGTCCAGGTGGGCTGGACATCCTGCGGGCCCAGCCCGGTTGGGTCAGCCCACCCTCCTGACACTGGGCCTGGGCCACTCTGTCCTGCCCTCAGCTGCCACTTCCCCACAGCTGATGTCACCCTAAACCATCTattcctttcttctctgccaCCCCACTTGTCCTCCTGGCTATAGCGAGGCACCTGCTGTGTCAACATTGCTTCTCTGGTACCACATCTATCTCATTGCTGAGTCATTTCAACACAGACCCCCATCACCTCTGCTCACCccttgtcctttcctttccctctgcctGTTTCAGTTTTGCTCCTACTCTTCATGCCTTCTTGGGTTCATTACTTTTGCTACCTTATACGAAAACACATGCTGGCAGTTTTGGAAGCTGCAGAGTGGGCAGCTCTTGCCTCCACTTTCCCCTACCTAGCTTCAGTCTTACTTGGGGCCCTAACACCAGAGAGAATCCAGGCTAGGACTCCAGGAGGCCCAGCACGGTCCCTCGGTGGCAGCACCCTTGGTTATGCGTGTCCCCTTTCCAAGTCTCTGTCCCTTGCTGGGAAGGTGGGGATGGTCATTCCTGCGTCTCCTTCTGCAGGCTGCTGTGTGGATGGAGGGAAAGGCCCTGGGAGAGGGCTGCTCTTCCTGCTACCTGGACATGGGGGCCCTCATTCTCTGATTCTTTGACTCTAGAGAAGCAGCACGCTCCTCCCCCGGCTCACCTGGCACGGGTTACATCCAGCCCTAGGCCTCTGTTTCAATATCCCTGTCTGTTTCCTCGCCTAATGGTAGTTGTCACCATGGGGATCAAGTTGGGCTGGCACCGAGAGGATGTCAGTGGATGAGTGATGGATGGAACTAGACTGTGAATTCAAGGCCCCTGATCAGTCCTGGCCTCCAGGCCTTCCCTTCAGGTGTTCTGTCTGCACAGAGCCCCTGCTCTCATCACATGTCTCCTTTTGCTAGCTCAGAGTCTTTGCTTGTCCTGAACCCCTACATCAAATATCTTCCCTACTCCTCACTTGTGTTAAACCAGCTGGTCGTGTAGCCAAGGTTAATCCCACTTCCTCTAAGGAGTCTGCCCTGCACATGCTGTAGCCCCCTATTTTCTGGCCCTTGGAAGCCCTGTAGCACCATCCACAGAGGCCCCGAATGAAGCTGAGCCTCTGGGGAGTCTCGTCCGCCTCACTCTGCCCTCTTCCACCTTGCTGTGATCATGAGCTCAAGGCCCCAACACAGGGTGCTCTAGGTGGGACCACAGAGGCATTCAGAAAGGACAGGTTTCTACTGAATGTTATCTCTAAGTCTGTCCAGCTGTTTTTCTATCTGTGTTCTCCCTCCTCCATCAGACAGACCCAGGACACCCCTAGGGTGGGGTATGTGTTGCCCCCATGAGACTAGGAGCTCCTGGAGTGACAGCTGTCTGCCATTAGAATGAATCCCCTTCAGGGCAGTATTCTGGCACTCTCCATCAGAATGGAGGTTTCCTGAGAacatctttctgtttttcctctcttcccagaACACCCACCAGAGACCCGACCATGCCCCGGTGGAAGGACAGATACAGGGCACTGAGGGTAGGGGGAGGGAGCAGAAACCAACCTTAAACTCAGGCTCCTTGCGGGCAAGGTGCCGGAGCTCGCGGCTGAGCTGGAAGGCAGCGAGCATGGCGTCCTCGCTGGCCAGTGAGAGATGGGCGCGGCTGGCGATGCCGCGGTAGGTGTTGATGCGAGACAGGGAGAACTTGAGCAGGTCGTAGCGGCGCGCGTTGCTGCACTCGAGGCAGGCGCAGGAGACGGGGTGAGGCCGTGCGATGGTGTGACCCTGGCCCATGAGCAGCTGGGCGACCTCATATAGGTCCTTCTGGCAGGCCAGGGTGAGGGGCGTGACCCCGGGGGCGAAGCGGGAGGCATCGATCGACGAGTCAAAGAAAGCCAGTGAGGAAGACCTGGTGTCCACCTTGCGGCCCTTCTCGCGTTCCAGCCGGGCCAGCAGGTGACGCACCACTGCGGGTTGGTTTGTGTCCACAGCCACCAGCAGGGCCTCGTGGATCTGGCGGAAGTCGAACTTGACGTTGGCCAGCAGCACATCAGTGATGGCCTCGTGGCCCAGGCGGATGGCCAGATTGAGGGCCTCCCTCCAGGAGCGGTCCTCGGCCTCCTCCACATTCCGGGGGGGCCCGCCTGGCCCGCTGCCCAGGGCCTCAACCCCCACCTCCAGCAGCTGCTGCACCAGGCCTATATGTCCCTCCTGGATGGCACCCAGCAGTGGAGCGGGGAACTTCAGCTTTCTGTTCATGATCTCTGTCCAGTTAGGCTGAGGCTGGATGAAGGAGCAGACAGGGTGAGACCTCGAGCCCCCAACCTTCTTTACTGGGGGCCTCCCTCACCCTTCCATTTTCAAGCCCTTAACCCTCTATACCTAGCCACCATTAtagtcttcctggtggctcagatggtaaagagtctgcctgccatgtgggagacctgagttcagtccctgggtggggaagatcccctggagaaggaaatgaaacccactccaatattcctgcctggaaaatcccatggacagaggagcctgggggactagtccatggggtcacaaagagttggacatgactgagcgacttcactttcactttcatcccaaACACAAGTTTTTGTTTTAAGGTACACTTAAtgtttgggctttccaggtggtgctagtggtcaagaacttgtctgccaacacaggagtcagagacgtgggttccatccctgggtcaggaagatcctctggaaaaggacatcacaacccactccagtatgcttgcctggagaatcccacggacatgggagcctggtgggctacagttcacagggtcgcaaagagctggacatgactgaagcaacttagcatatagTATTTAAGTACAGGTAGTTTTTTAAACCCTCAGAAGTATGTAACTCATTCAATTCTTAAATAACCCTATAAGGCAGGAGCTATCACTTCACCCTGTCCCCAGtttaacagaagaggaaaccaagACTTGCCAAGCCACTGAGACAGGGTGGTCGCCCAGGCAGTTTGGTTGAGAAGCTGGTGTTCCTAGCTATTCTTCCGTAGTACTTCTCAactcaaataaaaattagtaGTAGTAGGTAGCGTTTGGATTTCTGGAATCTCTACTTCAAAACCTCCCAAATGTGGTAGGTAGGTAAACACTTTCCCTCctttaagaaggaaaatgatgCTACCACTTTTATCTGTTTTACTCTGAAACTAAATTCGACATTAAATGATATATACTCTAGTATGTATAGTTTATATAATGTGATCATCTTGTATAATGACAATATGAAAGTCCTCCCCCGCCCAGTTATGTCTATGTAGGGAATACACTTCATGTCCATATTTTCCAGGAACTAATCATTTTAGAAATACCCTTTCATACCGTAatagtttcttgtatatttttgtttagcTGTTAGTCAACAATATCCCATTGACTGGTATGAAATGCtgataatatttagaaaattggTCTTGGTTGAAAAATGCATCTTTTAAAGTTGAGTGGCTTAAAAccacacacatttattctcttacagttcacGCAGTCAGAACTAAATCATATCATGAGGCTAAAGTCAAGGTGCTAGCGGGGCAGGGTGGCTCTAGAGTAGAATCCTTTTCCAGCGTAACTGCCTGGCAGCTACGTCCCAGAGTCACATCCCTTGCATTCCTTAGTTTATGGCCACTTCCTTCAGCTTTAAAAGCCAGTGGCATAGACTCTCAATCTCCTGGAgatataaagattaaaaacatgTTCTTAGTCACTATTTTATTGTGTGGATTCAGGTTAGGAAAGAGTTCTTCACACTCTTCATCCAAGTTATTCATCCAGTTCTGACGGGGGCCACCTCCCTCAGCACAACTCCCACCTCACAGGAAGCCATACACAGTGGGGCCGCTGTGGGCAGCCTGGGAAGGAGCAGATTGAAGCAGGACAGGGCTGCCCTGGGAGTGGGACTCCCAGGTGGGCACACAGATCTCTCCAGGACCTGCTCCCATCTTGTTGACATCC
Protein-coding regions in this window:
- the XNDC1N gene encoding protein XNDC1N isoform X2 codes for the protein MAPVRISHVVSFSSQDPRYPVENLLNPDSQRGPWLSCPQDKSGQLKVELQLERAVPIGYIDVGNCGCAFLQIDVGRSSWSLDRPFVTLLPATMLMSLADSKQGKNRSGVRMFKDVDFLAPASGESWDRLRLSCSQPFTRHQPFGLAFLRVCSSLDSLDDPAEGPSVPVSSGLSQGSFDAQESGPSPWLANPSIRRTFFPDPQTTTKEISELRNILNQLQPGTLGRSACMVLSAAHRAPPARVANPETNHSEPGPTHQHSAEPRSEEQNTEKDVGRMKRRKVGARRPVSNSNSRPNKQRPAKAGQREHLRPQTRSSRAQESGWCPICAGSFSIDMLPQHAATCGGASPPPPASPASSPSSSPHVLRFRCVALTPVPLVSRPQPNWTEIMNRKLKFPAPLLGAIQEGHIGLVQQLLEVGVEALGSGPGGPPRNVEEAEDRSWREALNLAIRLGHEAITDVLLANVKFDFRQIHEALLVAVDTNQPAVVRHLLARLEREKGRKVDTRSSSLAFFDSSIDASRFAPGVTPLTLACQKDLYEVAQLLMGQGHTIARPHPVSCACLECSNARRYDLLKFSLSRINTYRGIASRAHLSLASEDAMLAAFQLSRELRHLARKEPEFKPEYIALESLSQDYGFELLGMCRNQSEVTAVLNDLGEDSETEPEAERLGQAFEEGIPNLARLRLAVNYNQKRFVAHPICQQVLSSIWCGNLAGWRGSTTIWKLFVAFLIFLTMPFLCLGYWLAPKSRLGRLLKIPVLKFLLHSASYLWFLIFLLGESLVMETQLSTFRGRSQSVWETSLHMVWVAGFLWFECKEVWIEGLRSYLLDWWNFLDMVILSLYLAAFTLRLLLAGLAHKHCQDAPDGAACHYFTSAERSEWRTEDPQFLAEVLFAVTSMLSFTRLASILPAHESLGTLQISMGRMIDDMIRFMFILMIILTAFLCGLNNIYVPYQETERLGNFNETFQFLFWTMFGMEEHSVVDMPQFLVPEFMGRALYGIFTIVMVIVLLNMLIAMITNSFQKIEDAADVEWKFARSKLYLSYFREGLTLPVPFNILPSPKAIFYLLR